In the genome of Hydrogenobacter sp., the window AGCGTTGAGCTGATCTATCTCCCTTTTGATCTGTTCTCTCTCCGACGAGAGCCTATAGTAATAAATACCTGTTAAGATGACGCACAGCCACAGAATGGCAGAAAGGTAGTAAACGCTTGCCTCTCTTTTTACAGGAATACCTATCTTGGGTAATCCTAAGGCTGGTTTGAGTTCTTTTTCCAACAGCTTCTGCCTTTCCCTTTCCTTTGCAAGATTTATCTTTATCATCCCTCCATACCTCTTATACTTAAGGTATACGGAATAAAGAAGTTAGGCTTTATACCTTCTATGTCAAGGAGACCTAATATAGGCAGGTTTTCAAGAACACGTGTGAGAAGGTTTTCTTCTGAAAGTATGGGACCTGCTATATAAACGCTT includes:
- a CDS encoding pilus assembly protein PilM yields the protein VSYFVIPWSYTEYLNRKDEQSLENFFAEVRNIVVINDLSSVYIAGPILSEENLLTRVLENLPILGLLDIEGIKPNFFIPYTLSIRGMEG